The genomic segment GGCGGCAAGAATTTTACATCAAAGTTTACCCCTTTGTTTGTTACGATAAATAATTGGATATGGCAATTTAAATCGTTGGCTGACTCCTTAATTACGACCCATCTGACAGTCAAAAACCATTTGTCTTGACGTTCCAAGGGGAGCCTCACCTTTGTTTTTTCTTGGATATCCACCAAGTCAAAGCCGAATACCTACAAAACTTCCCTCACTCTCAAGCAACTGCTCCGAAATCGTCTCGTGTTGAAGATAAAGTTTTGTGCATATTTTTGTAtcagttttttcttcttctcataTAGAAATTGGAGCAAACTAGATGTTGTCCCCTCCATTGACAGGATTATATTTTGATTATCTGCTTCTGCTAATTATGCATGTCAGAGATCTGTCTATTGCATTAttgatctatttttttaatatgttggaTATGGATGTGTTCGTCAATTCTATTGATGAATTTGGTATTGTCTTCAagttttgctttgaagatcttaaatcaaatgtttagCCACTTTCTTCATAATatcatttatgattttttttctagaacGTTCTACATGCAAAACAACCCTACTATTAACTCGAGGTCAAATTAATCATGATGATGACTTTGATTATCCAACTTAAGTATCTCCATCAACCCAATTTAACTAATAATATATGCTCAACTGCCTAAAGGCTTCAATGATTTGTGCAGAAGGGTAtatgttatttaaacattaatatacactcaattatttttttttacgtATAATTTTTTAGAGTAGATTATAAATATTACATACTTGTACATTATAAATATTCAGTGGTTGACCTGACACTTGCTGAATTAACCAGAAAATTATAACAACTAGAGGGATAGGATATTCTTAGCAAAAGTCAACATATATAGGTACACGCCTAAGCCTAGAAACTCTTAATTTAAAGTCAAGAGGGCTCACACGTAAAATCTAAACCTCATAAACTTTCCTTCATCTGCTCCACCAGTTTCCTCTTCCTGGCTAATTATTGCAGTCTCTTTGGGGTTATTCTTGTTGTAAAAGCTAAGTTTTTTTTCCTCTTATTATACTTCATCTTATTAGTAGTTCAATCAATGCAAGGCTTAATTTAGTTATCGTTGAGAATAAGTACTGTGATGGAGAAAGAGCAGAAGGATGATAGGTTTGGCTGCGAAGATGAACTTCTGAGAGAGCTTCTTGATGATGAGTCTCCTCTCTTTGTCCTACAGCAAGGGACGGTTCAAGCCAAATCTAAAACTTCTGGAGAAGATTCCACTAAGCGACTCATCTGTGCAGGGCCGAAGATTGAAGATATCGAGAATGCTTTGTCAGTGAAAACATGGAACGGTACTCAATATCAAGTACAACAGCAAAACAGGTTAATTTGGTTTCCTCCTGGATTTTCCTTAACTAGTTTtcatttgatatttaaatgaacAATCTTTTCCTTTTGCAGAATTAATTCGATACAGCAGGAAAGAGGTTTGACTAAGATTGAGAATAAGTATACTTTAAAGATAAAAAACTATGGCAATTGCATGGCAGATGATGGATATAAATGGAGGAAATATGGGCAAAAATGGATCAAAAACACCCCAAATCCAAGGTATGAAACTATCTTTCTCTTCTAAGCTCAATTGGTATCCGCAAGTAGAATATACTCGTTTGTGTGAGGGTGGCAAAACTTTGAGACTTGAGGGTACGTACCAAGATAAACAACCATGACACGGCTCATGTCTCGCGGGCTGAATCGAGTCATGACACAGGACTGAAGTTTTGCCGAGAATAGAAATCCCTTGAAACTTCCGATTCCCCTAACCACCTGACAGAAACGgataaaaggaaaggaaaagcaCATGCATCACCCGACAAATATCATACGACAATATCCCTTGTCAAGTCTTAGAACTGGATTTGACAATGCCATCATCAGTTACTTTCCTTGGGACCTCTATATGTCTTAAGTAATTTTGCATTTAAGGCCCATGTCCCAGTCCTTTTGTAATTGTTATCCCCACACATATCATGAGTTAAAAAGTATTGAAACCTAGCAGTACTAGGTGTTTACATAAAACCCTATCTTGTAGGTTTAAATCGCAAAACAACTCTATTTGTGGTGTAATTTACTCTTGTTAGGGATATGTAGGTCAattataaatgtaaaaaaaaagaagttcaAAGTATTTTATCATTGTGCAACTAGTGACTATTAGAAGTGTGGCAATTCACTTGATCCGGATGGGTTGGGTCAGTTTTATTTAAATGATTCCATGTTAATCTTTTGAAGTGTTTAAGTAGCAAGTGGCTTTGAAACAGGAGCTATTACAAGTGCAGGAACCCAAGATGCAGCGCAAAGAAGCAGGTGGAGAGGTCAAAAGATGAGCCAGATACACTGATCATCACCTATGAAGGATTTCACCTGCACTTTGCCTATCCATATCTCCCACTCGATAACCACCACCAGCCTTCTCCAGATGATACCATTTCACCAACCAAGAAGGCCAAGCAAGGCATTTCCGAAGCTGAATCACAAGTTCCGGAAACTATAGCAAATTATACCAACATCGAGCCACTGCCAAGCTCCATTGAGGGTTGCCCTCCAGAAATGAGTTTGGAAGCAGGGTTTAGCCAACAAGGGCTGCTCGAAGATGTGGTGCCTTGGGTGATAAGGAATCCTTCACATAACAATAATATTTCCTCCATTTCTTCGTCTTCTTCATCTTCTAATTACTCTCGTTCTCCTCCTGCTTCACCTTATTCACTATCTACTTCTCCTTTTTATGACCCATGTTTAGATATATTAAGCATAAACTCTAGCATTAGGTAAATATTTTGTGCTTAGTGGGTAGAAAAGAAATAACCCAAACAATCTTCCAAGTCTCCATTATTGTATTTGTACCTTTTTTTTAGTATCATATTTTCTTTCTAATCAAACGATGTTTTTCATTgaagaataattttttagaaatattaagTAGGATTTATAAATCATATACATCtattcttttaaaacattaaaattttaatcaaacacCATAAAATACGATATTGGATCACAAAATCACCACCTAAGGGTGAGcactaatcaaattaaaataagaaaaaaaactgaCTGATTCGATTAAATCGGTTCAGCATGAAAAACTATTCTTCACGCCTAACTCAATTCTTGCGCAATTTACAGCCCAATGAAAAAGAGGGAAAGGGATTTCTGGCCTATTAGGTTTGTTCATAACAACAACGACAACTCATTTTGGATTAGCCAGAGGCCCAGAAACCTGAAACTCAATTCGAGATGATGAACTTGTTAAATACCGCGGCAGAGCGGCCATCTCTGCTCTAAACCTCTTCAAAATCAAACAAGATAgaataagtaatttttttaatagtattattttCTCATCAACCAAACAGAAGCCAAATTGGCAACTCATCCTTCGATAGTTATCCATTCTGAATCGGCTCATGTTAATATCGTTAGTCTATTGAAATGATTTTCTCTAGAATTGGTCGCTCTCTCTCCTGCTCGTCTCGTttcaatttcaaaaatgtaataacattttccctttttccttttaaattcaaaatttttcagtCTCCaagttttgttatttatttttttttatgatgaaaaattgaATATTCGTTTCTGCAGAATGTAATATCGAGAAATCTGTTATTGAATGAAACGCATATACCAAGGCCTGTcggaaatgcatgcatttcacaAGTCAGTCAAGGGTTAGGGCTGTTAAGGGGATATTTTGCACTAGCTGAAGCTGGGAAGAAGCTTGTTCTCAATGCACGATTGTCTATTTTGGATTCGATTCTCGGAAACCCTAGGATTACGCGGCTTTTCTCCAGTGGTGGTCCTAAGAAAAGAAGTGAGTTAACACAATTCCCTTattttatatatgcatatatattttttaaaagttacgCCTTTTatattgacttttttttttgtattattgtaACTTATGAAAATTACCATCAAAAGAACAAGAAGAGAATTCCTAAGGCTAATGAACAGAAATCTGGAGGATCCATAGGTACTTCATGTAATggatatcttttaaattttattaaggaAAGATTAAACGACTTGGCGATTATTTAGAACTTTAGAAATAGGGAAATTGCCTTTGTCTGATTTAGTTGCAATTTGCAAAGCTGAAGTAAGTGAAAACTGATATCAAATTCATACTTTTTGTTGAAAGTGCATCTGATTAATATAAGTTTTCTTATGTTCTTGTTCAAATATGCAATTCATACCCATGAGAAATCCTATTTTCTAGTAAAAAAGATGTGGCTGAAAAAGATAAAGCATGTTGAAGTAAATGCCTATCGTGTATGGTTTATTTGGAAAAACATGGAATCTCTATTAGTTGAAAAAGATTTTAATTTCCACCCTCAACCCCCCCCTCTCTCTCTGTTTGATGTGTTCTTCAGATTAGTTTCCAAGAGTTCAAAAACAACTCCTCGAACCTGGCTTGGTGGAAAAATTGTTGTTACTAATAAATCAGTTGCAAAAGTGTATGCGAGGAGCTCGCCCTGTGATGCAAATCAAACTACTGATGATGCTGTAGAATCTCCTACCACTGGAGCCCCTGCCAAAAGAAAGATAAGCCAAAATAAGTACTACTTTACATAGGGAGTGTTGAATCTTTCGAGGAGAAGCTAGAGGAAGTCCAAGAAGCATTGGGGATAGATCCTCATAATTATGTTCCTGTAACTTATGTAAGTGAAGTGAACCGGTTCCAGGAGTTGCTGCGCTTTGGACCCACACTCTTGCTCCTAGGGACCTTTTGGTTTATGGGGAGAAGAATGCAAAGTGGATTTGAAGTTGGTGGGCCTGGGGGACGAGGTGGTCGTGGAATATTTAATATTGGAAAGGCGCAGATCACAAAAATGGACAAGAATGCGAAGGACAAGGTAAGCCATCGTTAGAAGTTTGCTTTGAGACTTTAGTGCTGTTATCTTAACTGTTTACAAAGTAAGTTTTGAAGGTCATCATCTTGATAATGGTTTACATATTGTCTTGTTGTCTCAGGTCCTTTTTAATGATGTTGCTGGCTGTGATGAGGCAAAGCAAGAAATTATGGAGTTTGTGCATTCCTTAAAGAACCATAAGAAATATGAGGAATTAGGAGCTAAGATTCCCAAAGGTGCATTTCTTGTTGGTCCTCCTGGCACGGGGAAGACACTTCTTGCTAAGGCAACTGCTGGTGAATCCGGTGTGCCTTTCCTCTCTATGTCTGGATCAGATTTTATGAAAATGTTTGTTGGAGTTGGGCCGTCAAGAGTGAGAAGCTTATTCCAAGAGGCAAGGCAATGTGCTCCTAGTATCATATTTATTGATGAGATTGATGCAATAGGTAGAGCAAGGGGTCGTGGAGGCTTTTCTGGTGGCAATGATGAGCGTGAAAGTACTCTTAATCAGTTGCTTGTAGAAATGCATGGATTTGGAACAACTTCTGGAGTTGTTGTGTTTGATGGCACTAATAGGCCTGATATTTTAGACAGAGCCCTGTTGAGACCAGGTTGGTTTGATCGTCAAATTACAATTGACAACTTGACATTAAGGGTCGTGGCCAAGTCTTTCAGATATACTTGAAGAAACTAAAACTTGATAATGAGCCATTATATTGCTCTCGGTGACTTGCCACTCTAACCCCTGGTTTTGCTGGAGCAGACATTGCAAATGTTTGCAATGAAGCAGCATTGATTGCTGCCAGAAATGGAAGTGCTGTGATAACCATGGAACATTTTGAGGCAGCTGTAGACAGAGTAATAGGTGGTTTAGAAAAGAATAACAAGGTGTGTTGTTCTTCACCCTCTGTCTCTTTCGTTTACTGATGGACTGCGATACTATCTCGATTGGTCTATGTTATCGATTATGTTTACAGAGATGCAATTGAGTGCGTAGAAGAGTgattttgaattttcaatgtCAAAATCAGGTTCTCCGTTTTCCTCTGTAGTGGTATAATACATTTCAGGATTCTGGTGTAAAGTTTGTACCGAGTACAGAATGTCTTTTTATCACTTGTTCTCTGTATGATGTTCATTCTTCAGCTTATGCAGTGTCTAATAGAGACATGATTTATCCTTTTCTCAGTTCTGACTAATTTCTGCAAGTATGCAATGAAGCTTTGTCGTCTTCAACATTTTTGGTCTGGTATGCAGGTTATAAGCAAGTTGGAAAGGCGAACAGTCGCTTACCATGAATCTGGCCATGCTGTTGCTGGTTGGTTCTTGGAACATGCGGAACCATTGCTTAAAGTAACTATTGTTCCTCGTGGTATCGCAACATTAGGATTTGCACAGTATGTTCCCAAGGAAAATCTTCTAATGACCAAAGAGCAGCTTTCTGATGTGGCTTGCATGACACTAGGTGGTCGAGCTGCTAAGCAGGTGAAATTTCAGTTCACCTCCTCACACTTTTCTTTGTCTATCTTAATATCTTCCAGAATTAGTACCATAGACTTATTTAGAACTTAAGATCTGATTAGCAGATCATATGTTTGTTGCCTCTAACTTGAATCATGTCTGCATAATTGCTGCGTGCTTGACCATTTAGTTCCGAGGTTGAACTTGAAACAGAAGCCTTAGTATCTTGTCTTCGGGTATCATCTAGAAAGGGGCTTGTTTGTTGCAgttttacattttcttccatatgcatgtgtttgattgCTTCGAATGCCAAGTGGATGGATCCGCCTATGTTATGCATGTGATGGTTGTATCTCGAGTAAGTGGAAACCAACATGTTTTAGCCGTAATATTTTGCACTTTTCAGTGCCATTGATATCTTAATTATAGAAATTTTGCCTGTGCATGGAATCGAATGCTTCCATGTTGCATGTTAGATTTCTAACCAAGTATTAGATCGTGGTATGTGGAGTAGGTTTTGTTGAGGAAGATATCAACTGGAGCGCACAGTGACTTGAAGAAAGTAACCAAGATGACCTATGCCCAGGTGGCAGTGTATGGTTTCAGTGACAAGGTTGGTTTGCTTTCTTTCCCTCAAAGGGACGCATTCGAGATGACCAAGCCTTACAGCAGCAAGACTGGTGCAATAATTGACAGCGAAGTAAGAGAGTGGGTGGTTAAGGCATATGAACCAACAATGCAGCTGATAGAGGAGCACAAAGAGCATGTGGCTCAGGTCGCAGAATTGCTTCTTGAAAAGAGGTCCTTCATCAGGAGGACTTGGTTCGGATCCTAGGGAAACGGCCTTTTAAGTCGAGTGAACCCACAAATTATGAAAGGTTTAAACAAGGGTTCCAAGAAGAAAACAAGGAACCCAAGGACACAAAAGACGAAGGTAGAACTGCAGGGGATGATGGTTCAACTCCCTTGAAACCTGAGGTGGTGCCTGCATAGTTCTTTCCTATGGTTGTCTAAAAATATATTCTTTTCAGATGTCAATTAATATACTCATTTCGCCTCCAATTTATCCAAACCAAACTTGAAGCTGTAAAAGGGAAAACCGAATGTCTAAACCGAAAATGAGATAGTCCTTTCTGATTTTGGTCTTGAATTAAGCCACTGATTTGATTTGTTCATGGTTTGCGTATCTAAGCAGTGTCAATCTAGCATCGTTGTTGGCACAGCTTTTAAGGTTAAAAGCTGTTTCCTACAGCAAGAACAAtgctaaacataaaaaataaaggttaaaagCTGTGTCATATGATTCTCTTTGCTCGCCCCTCTTGCTCGCAACACTTGTACTAATCGAAAGTTCacctttttttgttttatatttcaatttccttttatgaaattttgaatgtcacaaatttacaaactaaaatataaatagctttttccttgatttttgacATTAACTATCAGATTAACTTGAATCTAATGTATGTTTTACTCATTGATGGGTACTAATCTACCGTACTGATCATCGAATCGTCATTTGGAGCTCACTAGTCGAACTCAAAAAAACCTTAAgtttaaataagaattttcaaataattcaaaatttgaatgaaaacttttaattaaatacttcaaaaactttttaaaattaaattatcaaaatattaagttattaataggtgtaatttacccaaaaataaatttagtttCTACGGTTAAAATTGACAAACAAACCATGGAGTTAGAAAACTGTGCAGTTttctttataattatatattatttttactaggAATTAAAGAATCCGAATTTGAGCTGAAATAAGAAAAAGTGGCAttaaattagcaattaaagtgGGGGTTCAGCAATCAATTCATGGGCTAACCAATTTAACGGCAATAAAAGTAGAGAAGAGGATGGGATAAGGGAGATGGGCAGGCAGGAGGATAAGGAAAttcataatatattattatattataaacatttcTTACCATTCAACTCCCTCTTTGTAACGGCAGCAACCAATCCAAAAGCTTTAATTTATTCCTCGTCACAATTTTGCTAGCCTTACCGGCGGTCGGATACAACCCACTCTAACCCAACCCTTCTGGATCAATGGCTACGCTTACACGTGTCCCATTGGTATTTTCCAGCAACAGGGTTGCACCAGCTCCAGCTGCTTCATTAAATCACAAATGTAATTGCGTGGCGTCATCATCACCCTTAACAAGAAAACTTCCACATTGTTCTACTCCCTCTTCTCTTAGCTTCaaccctttttcatcttcattccCTTCTTTCTCAACGCGACAAAACAAGGGTTTTAGGAGAACATCTCTGGTAGTAGCTTCCATGGCTGATCTCAGCACTGTGCTCGTCACTGGAGCCGCTGGCAGAACaggttctctctctctctctctctctctctctctctctctcttgagATATTAAGAGGAGTTCTGTTAATGGGTGAATTGGGTTTTGGGGGGTTTTAGGGAGTTCTGTTGGTATGCCGAGAAATTTGGTTGCGAATAGTGTGATAACCTTGGAGTTTGTCATGGATTTATGATATTTCTGTTGTTTTCAAGTTAATGAGCATATCAGTGTTTATTTAGATTGATATGGTTTCTTGCAATTACAAGGAAAAATTGTTACTCTATAGGATAATTGGAGGCAAATTTAGCCCTTCTGATTGGTTTCTTTAATGCTTTACATATGAAAAATGTCTCATTTAGAAGGCTTCTTAGTGTCGATTCAGTAGGCTGTTGTGCTGTATGTATAATTAATCTTAATATAGACTTCAAATGGAGTTGAACAAAAATGATCTCGATGGGATGCGTAGATGAGTTGCGTATATGTTTTCCTCTGCTTACTATCTTTTTGGTCACCATGGTGGTTCCGTTTTTCAATCGAAGATTGGCTGTTAATGTCCTGGGATTAACATGAATCTATTTGTGGGAGTTTGGCAGGTCAGATAGTTTACAAGAAGCTGAAAGAGAGGTCGGATCAGTTTGTCGTGAGAGGACTCGTTAGAACTCCAGAAAGCAAGGAGACAATCGGTGGAGCAGATGATGTGTTTGTTGGGGATATCAGGGATACCACCTCTCTGGTTCCTGCCATGCAAGGAATTGATGCACTCATAATTCTTACTAGTGCTGTTCCTAGAATGAAACCTGGGTTTGATCCGACGAAAGGCGGAAGGCCTGAGTTCTATTTTGAAGATGGAGCATATCCTGAGCAAGTAAAccattttcatcttctaattctacGATTGTTACTCTTGTTTTCTCTTGTTCTTCACTAGATTGATGTTAAGGCTATCTTATCATGTTTCTTAGGTTGACTGGATTGGTCAGAAAAACCAAATAGATGTTGGTGAGTTGTTCATCTAAATTGTTCCTAAGTGTTCACTCTACATGTCTAGTTTTTACTTAACCAAACCATATAATAAAAACCCATATTGAAATGGGCAGCTGAGGAGGCTGGAGTGAAGCAAATTGTGTTGGTTGGGTCCATGGGTGGAACAAACCCTAACCATCCCTTGAACAGCTTGGGCAATGGGAACATTTTGGTTAGCATCCTTTTCAGTACTAATAAACTGCTCCCTCATTTGCTTGCCCTCCTGCTCGAGAGAATAGTGAGTACTAATGAAttatttagtttcttttttttttctctttcacaGGTCTGGAAGAGAAAGGCTGAGCAGTATTTGGCTGACTCTGGTGTCCCATACACAATTATCAGGTAGAGAACCACTGGTCGTTTAATATTGTCGGTGTCCCTTATTTTTCCCCTCTCTATTCTACTAGTGGAAATGCTATTGACTTCAAAATTATTGTTTGTTAAATCCGTATGACTTTACAACTAACAGTGACCCTTTGTGGCCAAGTTAGGGCTGGAGGACTGCAAGATAGAGATGGTGGCATCAGAGAACTACTTGTCGGGAAGGATGATGAGCTTCTTCAGACTGAAACAAAAGCAATTGCCAGACCTGATGTAGCAGAAGTCTGCATTCAGGTATCGCctttcacatatttataattcTCACCGTTGACATTGGATTGCCATAATCATGcacatttatttgttttcttttcaaacaGGCACTGAAATTTGAGGAGGCCAAATTTAAGGCGTTTGATTTAGCCTCGAAACCTGAGGGAGTTGGCAACCCAACAAAGGATTTTAAGGCTCTTTTTTCCCAGATCACTACTCGTTTCTAATTCTCAAGTTCCATAACTTCCGTCTTAGACTTTGAGTGATGTTATGCTCCTAAAGACTTTTTATCAGTATCTCGAACTTCTAAAACCATGCTATGATCTGCAGAGAGGTCTACAAACAAGCAACTCTCAGCTGGTCTACTAAGGTGATGGTGTGATGATATTATCAAAGAATTAGCATTCCTAGTGTTATTTTTGTCTGACATTGCTATGGAACTCGATATTTTAGTAATATTTGCTCTCATCTCTGTCTTTTGATTTGCTTTGAAAGCCATACAATTTTTAGGAACATGAGATATGATATGGAGACTGTTGTAAAAGGAGCAGCCAAAACATCATGTAATAAAGTTGTTTGAGAAAAGGAAATTGTTTGCATTAAGAACCAGAATATTATTTGCAATGATGGGCAAACTATGGCAGTAGTTTTATCCCCCCTGCTAATGCGAAATTGCCCCCAGCAAGCTATCAAAATCTACTGAAGGACATCAGGGTTTTAAGTTTATACATTCGTTAGAAACAACTTCCAGATATAATAGATTTCATTCTCTGTTTATCCCAATTGCCCTTTATTAAGTAAACTCTAGTCATATTCCCACAATATTAAGTAGAATCATATTTACTGAAATATTCTTTCATGCACATTTCCCgttaaaacaaaaaacaatgGTACAATGttgtttgaaaataaaattcaaactATTATTACAAAAGCATCTAAGCATACATTtgtttattcaacaaatcatgtAACCGAACTCTATCCAACAAAGGCAGGTGGTTCGGTTTCAGGTCAACTTTGAAGTGAGAGCATACTATTACtaaacataattttcatttacaGAAGATTTCACTACACAGATTTACAAGATCGACCAGAGATGTAGTCAAACCTCAGACACCTGGTTTTAGTTGCTGCTGCTTAGCCTGCTGTTGGGACCAATAGGCATGGACCGCAAGGACCCTGTCCAAAAGCTCTTGTGGCACGGGTTCTCCTCTCCTTTGCTGAGGGGAGATTCTTGCTGTATGGACCAATGTCTTCCACTTATCCTGTACCATATTCCCTCAACTATGTGAAAAATCCTCTAACACGTATACAATATTCAACAACTAAAGAATCTCAAGATAATGGAACCCAGTTTGGAAAACCAAAACCTGGAAGAGTGGTGATGGAAACTTTAAAAGAACTAATTACTAAACATATTTTATACGCAAAAACATGCAGTTGTTCTAAACATATTCAGAAATGAAAGGTTAGTAGGGAATGGACAACAATGAACCTCCAATCTGAAGCAGAAACAAAAATGGACCATTCACCTTCAAATCCACATATGTACGATGCTTTGCGTTGTCAAAAGCATGTAATTTGACATCACGCCacctagaaaaaaattaaaagaagctTAAGCCCAAAGCACCAGAGTCAGCAAATCAAACATTCATCAACCAAAGGATGATTGTAAAAGTAACCTTCCGGTTCCTAGTTTCTCAACTGCCTGAACCAATGCTTCTACTTCTGAAACAGAGAAGGGTCTTCTGATACGCCGCTGGACAAACTCGCGACGCCCAGCT from the Gossypium hirsutum isolate 1008001.06 chromosome D09, Gossypium_hirsutum_v2.1, whole genome shotgun sequence genome contains:
- the LOC107891064 gene encoding probable WRKY transcription factor 49 isoform X1, which encodes MEKEQKDDRFGCEDELLRELLDDESPLFVLQQGTVQAKSKTSGEDSTKRLICAGPKIEDIENALSVKTWNGTQYQVQQQNRINSIQQERGLTKIENKYTLKIKNYGNCMADDGYKWRKYGQKWIKNTPNPRSYYKCRNPRCSAKKQVERSKDEPDTLIITYEGFHLHFAYPYLPLDNHHQPSPDDTISPTKKAKQGISEAESQVPETIANYTNIEPLPSSIEGCPPEMSLEAGFSQQGLLEDVVPWVIRNPSHNNNISSISSSSSSSNYSRSPPASPYSLSTSPFYDPCLDILSINSSIR
- the LOC107891064 gene encoding probable WRKY transcription factor 49 isoform X2, which gives rise to MEKEQKDDRFGCEDELLRELLDDESPLFVLQQGTVQAKSKTSGEDSTKRLICAGPKIEDIENALSVKTWNGTQYQVQQQNRINSIQQERGLTKIENKYTLKIKNYGNCMADDGYKWRKYGQKWIKNTPNPRNPRCSAKKQVERSKDEPDTLIITYEGFHLHFAYPYLPLDNHHQPSPDDTISPTKKAKQGISEAESQVPETIANYTNIEPLPSSIEGCPPEMSLEAGFSQQGLLEDVVPWVIRNPSHNNNISSISSSSSSSNYSRSPPASPYSLSTSPFYDPCLDILSINSSIR
- the LOC107891063 gene encoding uncharacterized protein At5g02240, with protein sequence MATLTRVPLVFSSNRVAPAPAASLNHKCNCVASSSPLTRKLPHCSTPSSLSFNPFSSSFPSFSTRQNKGFRRTSLVVASMADLSTVLVTGAAGRTGQIVYKKLKERSDQFVVRGLVRTPESKETIGGADDVFVGDIRDTTSLVPAMQGIDALIILTSAVPRMKPGFDPTKGGRPEFYFEDGAYPEQVDWIGQKNQIDVAEEAGVKQIVLVGSMGGTNPNHPLNSLGNGNILVWKRKAEQYLADSGVPYTIIRAGGLQDRDGGIRELLVGKDDELLQTETKAIARPDVAEVCIQALKFEEAKFKAFDLASKPEGVGNPTKDFKALFSQITTRF